A genomic region of Streptomyces rimosus contains the following coding sequences:
- a CDS encoding helix-turn-helix transcriptional regulator, whose amino-acid sequence MSRREAGTDGRREAVPSGAGTASGPERRRVLAAFLRSRRERIAPGDAGLPAGPRRRTPGLRREEVATLSGVSVTWYTWLEQARDITVSRQVLHSLARVLYLSPAETRHLFALAGQPLPAPDAVRAGGRPLQRLVDALDPHPAYVVAANWDLLAWNRAEAGLIGDPAHWDDPERNLLRLVFTDPRIRTLLADWPDQARTLLEQYRASADRHTGDPAFTRLTAELRERSEEFRTWWDTHDIAEFRPTRRVFDHPHLGRLTFDYVKLTPVDTPGVTLVSCLPSDDGTAGKLGALSECAAGDRGVTSEPGAEGALNPE is encoded by the coding sequence ATGAGCAGGCGCGAAGCCGGGACGGACGGGCGGCGCGAGGCCGTGCCGAGCGGGGCGGGAACGGCATCCGGCCCCGAACGGCGCCGGGTGCTGGCCGCCTTCCTCCGCTCCCGCCGGGAACGCATCGCCCCCGGTGACGCGGGCCTCCCGGCGGGCCCGCGCCGCCGTACGCCCGGACTGCGCCGCGAGGAGGTCGCGACCCTGTCGGGTGTCAGCGTCACGTGGTACACGTGGCTCGAACAGGCCAGGGACATCACCGTGAGCCGTCAGGTACTGCACAGTCTGGCCCGGGTCCTGTACCTGTCCCCGGCCGAGACCCGCCACCTGTTCGCCCTGGCCGGACAGCCGTTGCCGGCGCCCGACGCGGTACGGGCCGGAGGCCGGCCGTTGCAGCGGCTCGTGGACGCGCTCGACCCGCACCCGGCGTACGTGGTCGCCGCCAACTGGGACCTGCTGGCCTGGAACCGCGCCGAAGCGGGCCTCATCGGGGACCCGGCCCACTGGGACGATCCCGAACGCAATCTGCTCCGCCTGGTATTCACCGACCCCCGCATCCGTACGCTCCTGGCCGACTGGCCCGACCAGGCCCGTACGCTGCTGGAGCAGTACCGAGCCAGCGCAGACCGGCACACCGGCGACCCGGCGTTCACCCGCCTGACCGCCGAACTCCGCGAACGCAGCGAGGAATTCCGCACCTGGTGGGACACCCACGACATCGCCGAATTCCGCCCCACCCGCCGCGTCTTCGACCACCCGCACCTGGGCCGCCTGACGTTCGACTACGTCAAACTCACACCGGTCGACACGCCAGGGGTCACGCTGGTCTCCTGCCTGCCGTCGGACGACGGGACGGCCGGGAAATTGGGGGCGCTGAGCGAATGCGCGGCGGGTGATCGGGGTGTGACTTCGGAGCCGGGCGCCGAGGGCGCGTTGAATCCCGAATAA
- a CDS encoding MFS transporter — translation MTYTRPPADSGYDVLRADADRAHAAPSPWRALSVVLIGIFVAVLDTFIVLVATPAIQRDLHASDADVQLVLAGYQLAYAVALITGARLGDLFGRKRCFLIGMALFTLASVACAAAPGAGALIGARLVQGLGAAVMSPQVFSTIQVLLPPERRARAFGVLGAVIGTAGVAGQLLGGVLVSADLFGTSWRPIFWVNVPVGLLTLALAAVLVPESRAPEARRLDLAGAAVLTPALFLLVVPLVEGREAGWPLWTWLSLALGALALVAFARVERRVEARGGSPLVRLRLLRSRAFAVGMVLVLLTYFGINSFFLVLSVTLQDGLGLGTLAAGAFYLPFAAAFFAGSLAAGRLARYGRRLLQAGALVLGLGHAAAIAVVLQAGAALTAWHLAVPLLVIGAGTGVLVTPLLNAVLARVRPAEIGMASGILSTSQQVGGSVGVAAIGVIFYGTLGDATHHDPAAYGPALAAALAFCLALAVAVSVLLRALPQPPGAGQ, via the coding sequence ATGACGTACACCAGACCACCGGCCGACTCCGGATACGACGTCCTTAGGGCGGACGCGGATCGTGCCCACGCCGCGCCATCCCCCTGGCGCGCCCTCTCCGTCGTCCTCATCGGCATCTTCGTGGCCGTACTGGACACCTTCATCGTCCTCGTGGCCACTCCGGCCATCCAGCGGGACCTGCATGCCTCGGACGCGGATGTGCAGCTCGTCCTCGCCGGCTATCAGCTCGCCTACGCCGTCGCCCTGATCACCGGCGCCCGTCTCGGCGACCTGTTCGGCCGCAAACGGTGCTTCCTGATCGGTATGGCTCTCTTCACGCTCGCTTCGGTGGCCTGTGCTGCCGCACCCGGCGCCGGAGCACTGATCGGCGCACGCCTCGTCCAGGGACTCGGCGCCGCCGTGATGTCCCCGCAGGTCTTCTCGACGATCCAGGTGCTGCTGCCGCCGGAGCGGCGCGCACGGGCGTTCGGTGTGCTCGGCGCGGTCATCGGTACGGCCGGGGTCGCCGGACAGCTCCTCGGCGGCGTGCTGGTCTCCGCCGATCTCTTCGGTACGTCCTGGCGCCCGATCTTCTGGGTGAACGTACCCGTCGGCCTGCTCACGCTGGCGCTGGCGGCCGTCCTCGTCCCCGAGTCGCGGGCCCCGGAGGCGCGCCGCCTCGACCTGGCGGGCGCGGCCGTCCTGACGCCCGCGCTCTTTCTCCTCGTCGTACCGCTGGTCGAGGGCCGGGAGGCCGGCTGGCCGCTGTGGACGTGGCTCAGCCTGGCCCTGGGGGCACTGGCCCTCGTCGCCTTCGCGCGCGTGGAACGCCGGGTGGAGGCACGCGGCGGTTCCCCTCTCGTACGGCTGCGTCTGCTGCGGTCGCGCGCCTTCGCGGTCGGAATGGTGCTGGTCCTGCTCACGTACTTCGGGATCAACTCCTTCTTCCTGGTCCTGTCCGTCACCCTTCAGGACGGCCTCGGCCTGGGCACTCTCGCCGCCGGAGCCTTCTATCTGCCGTTCGCGGCGGCCTTCTTCGCCGGCAGCCTCGCCGCCGGGCGCCTGGCCCGTTACGGGCGGCGCCTGTTGCAGGCCGGGGCGCTCGTCCTCGGCCTCGGTCACGCGGCCGCCATCGCCGTCGTCCTCCAGGCCGGGGCCGCGCTGACCGCCTGGCATCTCGCCGTACCGCTGCTGGTGATCGGCGCGGGCACCGGCGTGCTGGTCACGCCGCTGCTCAATGCCGTACTCGCCCGCGTACGTCCCGCGGAGATCGGCATGGCCTCCGGCATCCTCTCCACCAGCCAGCAGGTGGGCGGCTCGGTCGGCGTCGCCGCCATCGGCGTCATCTTCTACGGCACGCTGGGCGACGCCACACACCACGACCCGGCCGCGTACGGGCCCGCCCTGGCCGCCGCGCTGGCCTTCTGTCTGGCACTGGCCGTCGCGGTGTCCGTCCTGCTGCGGGCACTGCCACAGCCGCCCGGGGCGGGTCAGTAG
- a CDS encoding GNAT family N-acetyltransferase — MFAISLGDDGAVLCPLEPWQAEELLAHIDRGREFIGQYNGLPEVLGDLDACRAFLRTYAEKVASDTGHLYGIRTDGTLVGAVFFRTMDIAQGTAEVGCWLEPAAAGKGLVTRAVRVLIDWAVEVRGIHRVEWWAAAENLPSIAVARRLGMTRDGVARQSYPYRGKRHDMEIWSVLAPEWRAQRSADR; from the coding sequence ATGTTCGCGATATCCCTGGGTGACGACGGTGCGGTGCTGTGCCCCCTCGAACCCTGGCAGGCCGAGGAGTTGCTGGCCCATATCGACCGGGGGCGGGAGTTCATCGGGCAGTACAACGGTCTGCCGGAGGTGCTGGGGGACTTGGACGCGTGCCGCGCGTTCCTCCGTACGTACGCGGAGAAGGTCGCCTCCGACACCGGGCACCTGTACGGCATCCGGACCGACGGCACGCTGGTCGGCGCGGTCTTCTTCCGGACGATGGACATCGCGCAGGGCACCGCCGAGGTGGGCTGCTGGCTGGAGCCGGCGGCCGCGGGCAAGGGGCTGGTGACCCGGGCCGTACGGGTGCTCATCGACTGGGCCGTGGAAGTGCGGGGCATCCACCGCGTGGAGTGGTGGGCCGCGGCGGAGAACCTGCCCAGCATCGCGGTGGCCCGGCGGCTGGGGATGACGCGGGACGGGGTCGCGCGCCAAAGCTATCCGTACCGGGGCAAGCGGCACGACATGGAGATCTGGTCGGTACTGGCGCCGGAGTGGCGGGCGCAGCGGTCGGCGGATCGCTGA
- a CDS encoding peptidoglycan-binding domain-containing protein: MAQDVLGVHRSDRRPAGTGSWKAFQRCLKANWGYTGAIDGKVGSGTVKTLQRLLKHSWGYTGQIDGEAGKGTKAAFRRFANGI; the protein is encoded by the coding sequence GTGGCTCAAGACGTACTGGGGGTACACCGGAGCGATCGACGGCCGGCTGGGACGGGCAGCTGGAAGGCGTTCCAGCGCTGCCTCAAGGCGAACTGGGGCTACACCGGAGCGATCGACGGGAAGGTCGGGTCCGGCACCGTCAAGACGCTGCAGCGTCTGCTGAAGCACAGCTGGGGCTACACCGGCCAGATCGACGGTGAGGCCGGCAAGGGGACCAAGGCCGCGTTCAGGCGGTTCGCCAACGGCATCTAG
- a CDS encoding D-2-hydroxyacid dehydrogenase family protein: protein MHLRCAVLDDYQDIATTVADWSSVQDRVEVTGFTRHFATGDELAEALAGFDIVVTLRERVPFPAELFARLPRLKLLVASGMRNSVIDFAAAAEHGVTVCGTASSSTPPVELTWALLLGLARGVVTEHNALRAGGPWQSTVGADLHGKRLGLLGLGKIGSRVAQVGAAFGMDVVAWSQNLTEERTDEVGTGLAANLEELLRTSDFVSVHLALSDRTRGLLGAPELALLKPTAYLVNTSRAAIVDQDALLAALHEGRIAGAGIDVFDTEPLPAGHPMRTAPRLLATPHLGYVSRDNYRTYYGQAVEDIEAFLQGAPIRRLG, encoded by the coding sequence ATGCACCTGCGCTGCGCCGTGCTCGACGACTACCAGGACATCGCCACGACCGTCGCCGACTGGAGCTCCGTCCAGGACCGGGTGGAGGTCACCGGGTTCACCCGGCACTTCGCCACCGGGGACGAACTGGCCGAGGCGCTGGCCGGCTTCGACATCGTCGTCACGCTGCGCGAGCGGGTGCCGTTCCCGGCGGAGCTGTTCGCCCGGCTGCCCCGGCTCAAGCTCCTCGTCGCCTCGGGCATGCGCAACTCCGTGATCGACTTCGCGGCCGCGGCGGAGCACGGCGTGACCGTATGCGGTACGGCCAGCTCGTCCACCCCGCCCGTCGAACTCACCTGGGCCCTGCTCCTCGGCCTCGCCCGGGGTGTGGTCACCGAGCACAACGCGCTCCGCGCGGGCGGCCCCTGGCAGTCCACGGTCGGCGCCGACCTGCACGGCAAGCGGCTCGGCCTGCTCGGACTCGGCAAGATCGGCAGCCGGGTCGCCCAGGTCGGCGCGGCGTTCGGCATGGACGTGGTGGCATGGAGCCAAAACCTCACCGAGGAACGGACCGACGAGGTCGGCACCGGCCTCGCGGCGAACCTGGAGGAGTTGCTCCGTACCAGCGACTTCGTCTCGGTCCACCTGGCCCTGAGCGACCGCACCCGCGGCCTGCTCGGCGCCCCCGAACTGGCCCTGCTCAAACCGACCGCGTACCTGGTGAACACCTCACGCGCGGCCATCGTCGACCAGGACGCCCTGCTCGCCGCGCTGCACGAGGGCCGGATCGCCGGCGCGGGCATCGACGTCTTCGACACCGAGCCGCTGCCCGCCGGCCACCCGATGCGCACGGCACCGCGGCTGCTGGCCACGCCGCATCTCGGTTATGTGTCCCGGGACAACTACCGTACGTATTACGGCCAGGCTGTCGAGGACATCGAGGCGTTCCTTCAAGGGGCGCCGATACGTCGGCTGGGGTGA
- a CDS encoding RraA family protein, which translates to MNDFSGFRSIPTTTLADLLGRTQVMDVGIRPLWSPVPRVAGPAFTVRCPPGDNLMLHAAVHRAEPGAVIVVESGDMDYALAGGNVCAVARRRGVAAIVADGLIRDLGEVREAGFPVFARGVIPVPGSKAAVAPLNDPVRCGGVTVRAGDIVVADEEGVVVTPGPGDRQEQVLADARKKLAKEADETLDAWEAAHRARIDTILRDQGFTE; encoded by the coding sequence ATGAACGACTTCTCCGGCTTCCGAAGCATCCCGACGACCACCCTCGCCGATCTCCTGGGCCGCACGCAGGTCATGGACGTCGGCATCCGTCCCCTGTGGTCCCCCGTCCCGCGCGTGGCCGGTCCCGCGTTCACCGTGCGGTGTCCGCCGGGTGACAACCTGATGCTGCACGCGGCCGTGCACCGGGCGGAGCCGGGTGCGGTCATCGTCGTCGAGTCGGGGGACATGGACTACGCGCTGGCCGGAGGAAACGTGTGTGCCGTCGCCCGGCGGCGCGGGGTCGCGGCGATCGTGGCGGACGGGCTGATCCGTGACCTAGGCGAGGTACGCGAGGCCGGTTTCCCCGTGTTCGCACGCGGGGTCATCCCCGTCCCCGGGTCGAAGGCGGCCGTCGCCCCGCTCAACGACCCGGTGCGCTGCGGCGGCGTGACCGTACGCGCCGGTGACATCGTGGTGGCCGACGAAGAGGGCGTCGTGGTCACCCCCGGGCCCGGGGACCGCCAGGAACAGGTGCTCGCCGACGCCCGGAAGAAGCTGGCCAAGGAGGCGGACGAGACCCTCGACGCCTGGGAGGCGGCCCACCGGGCCCGTATCGACACGATCCTGCGCGATCAGGGGTTCACGGAGTGA
- a CDS encoding cytochrome P450: MPDAGRLPRYPFAFRGDQLAPELAASVVHRPIQRVRTNTGTDAWLVTGHELVRSVLRDRRFSLTLTSDPWMPRQDPLIPPLSVTDIRTQCENAGLLQDLFQGVGPHQRYLTPGRVREIADGLLDTFLAGEQPGDLMDGFIMPLSRALTMELLGLDPEGCPDNAEIFNIFRTGPESMQGVPESWNLALTWMLGRLPGLRASGAGLLGRLITLSDASGVLSEEEVADLFVFLLISQFGNPATFLGAATVGLMQHPEVTARLRKDPGLLPRAVDELLRWTVFLGDALPRNAREDVLLDGVLVREGDLVLVSTDAANRDPRVFPDPHRLDIDREPGPHLRFSDGRHRCPGGPVSRMQAAETLRVLLGRTADLRLAVPADEIEWHRYYAVTLPVAVPVNWTLPGAATPGTGDGKPRGAAVPRPDGGTLTP, translated from the coding sequence ATGCCGGACGCCGGACGTCTCCCTCGATACCCTTTCGCCTTCCGGGGCGACCAGCTCGCGCCCGAGCTGGCCGCATCGGTGGTCCACCGCCCGATCCAGCGCGTACGGACCAACACCGGTACCGACGCCTGGCTGGTGACCGGCCACGAGCTGGTGCGCTCGGTGCTCCGGGACCGCCGCTTCAGCCTCACCCTCACCTCCGACCCCTGGATGCCCCGGCAGGACCCCCTCATCCCACCGCTCTCGGTCACCGACATCCGCACCCAGTGCGAGAACGCGGGCCTCCTCCAGGACCTCTTCCAAGGCGTGGGACCGCACCAGCGGTACCTGACACCGGGCCGCGTCCGGGAGATCGCCGACGGGCTGCTGGACACCTTCCTGGCCGGAGAGCAACCCGGCGACCTGATGGACGGGTTCATCATGCCGCTCTCCCGCGCGCTCACCATGGAACTGCTGGGCCTGGACCCGGAAGGCTGCCCGGACAACGCCGAAATCTTCAACATCTTCCGTACCGGCCCGGAAAGCATGCAGGGCGTGCCGGAGAGCTGGAACCTGGCCCTTACGTGGATGCTCGGACGGCTTCCCGGGCTGCGCGCGTCCGGCGCAGGGCTGCTGGGCCGCCTCATCACCCTCAGCGACGCGTCCGGCGTACTGAGCGAGGAGGAGGTCGCCGACCTCTTCGTCTTCCTCCTCATCTCCCAGTTCGGCAACCCCGCCACCTTCCTCGGCGCGGCGACCGTGGGGCTGATGCAGCACCCGGAGGTGACGGCCCGGCTGCGGAAGGACCCCGGGCTGCTGCCACGGGCCGTCGACGAGCTGCTGCGCTGGACGGTCTTCCTGGGCGACGCACTGCCCCGCAACGCGCGCGAGGACGTGCTGCTGGACGGCGTTCTCGTACGGGAGGGCGACCTCGTGCTGGTGTCCACCGACGCGGCCAACCGCGACCCGCGGGTCTTCCCCGACCCGCACCGCCTCGACATCGACCGGGAGCCCGGCCCGCACCTGCGGTTCAGCGACGGGCGGCACCGCTGTCCGGGCGGCCCGGTCTCCCGCATGCAGGCCGCGGAGACGCTGCGCGTACTGCTGGGGCGGACCGCCGATCTGCGCCTGGCCGTGCCCGCCGACGAGATCGAATGGCACCGCTACTACGCGGTCACACTGCCGGTGGCGGTGCCGGTCAACTGGACGCTCCCCGGAGCGGCCACTCCCGGGACCGGCGACGGTAAGCCCCGCGGAGCGGCCGTTCCCAGGCCCGATGGCGGGACGCTCACTCCGTGA
- a CDS encoding LOG family protein: MNPNRHTGFTGDAADGTLKSLCVFCGASAGVRPTHVQLAARLGQTCARRGIRVVYGAGGVGVMGALSDAVLAEGGSITGVIPQALMDREYGRRDLTELRIVGSMHERKALMHSLSDAFLALPGGYGTLEELFEITAWAQLGLHHKRIVLLDDGGFFSPLGRMLDHARDEGFLSDADRQLVQHAKSVDDALRLAARPPAPPTEAPMIGPSQT; encoded by the coding sequence ATGAACCCGAACCGGCACACCGGCTTCACCGGGGACGCGGCCGACGGCACGCTCAAGAGCCTGTGTGTGTTCTGCGGCGCCAGTGCGGGCGTGCGGCCCACACACGTCCAACTCGCCGCACGGCTGGGGCAGACGTGCGCCCGGCGCGGCATCCGCGTCGTCTACGGTGCGGGCGGCGTCGGCGTGATGGGCGCCCTCTCCGACGCGGTGCTCGCCGAGGGCGGCAGCATCACCGGGGTGATCCCGCAGGCGCTGATGGACCGGGAGTACGGGCGGCGCGACCTGACCGAGCTGCGGATCGTCGGCTCGATGCACGAGCGCAAGGCCCTGATGCACTCTCTGAGCGACGCCTTCCTCGCCCTCCCCGGCGGCTACGGCACGCTGGAGGAACTCTTCGAGATCACCGCCTGGGCCCAACTGGGCCTGCACCACAAGCGCATCGTGCTCCTGGACGACGGCGGATTCTTCAGCCCCCTCGGCCGGATGCTGGACCACGCCCGCGACGAAGGGTTCCTGTCCGACGCCGACCGGCAGCTCGTCCAGCACGCCAAGTCCGTGGACGACGCCCTGCGCCTGGCCGCCCGGCCGCCCGCCCCGCCCACGGAGGCACCGATGATCGGCCCGTCGCAGACCTGA
- a CDS encoding adenylosuccinate synthetase: MPDPDPARAQETTVPGPSPVVPPARPPDAPRDRVPPCDPRALWPALGASRQARRSALLAPLTRTSGPPPEQQHLTWVGDLQQGDGGKGAMTDRLAPAHQIAARVQGGDNAGHTTVFQGAEGGEHTLKNHLLPSGLRHPGVLGVIANGVLVNPQTLAEEIASFAPHVPALRRRLVISDRAHLVLPLHRLVDGRQESGGGRCSDVIGTTRRGIGPANVSKANRIGIRVRDLRDPDLLRRRIEQNVRFFGLPSGHADSDLKWLETYRDLLLSLAADTVALLGAAVEAGYSVLLEGAQGPVLDVEHGTYPYVTTSPTAFYSVTSGTGLDGSLVGHRVGVLKAYQTMVGNGPFVTEDAGELGDRLRRSGEEFGTTTGRSRRCGWLDLAHARWAAGFNRYTSVVVTKLDILDGFDRIGVCVGYQLPNGEYGEFVPDHEYLERCRPLYCWLPGWRHRTRGLTRYDQLPPEARSFLRYIADFLGVEVAAAGTGPADRDLLVDPAARLAGLLPAPAAAGLLRAVRNGREKRTMP, encoded by the coding sequence ATGCCCGACCCAGACCCCGCCCGCGCCCAGGAGACGACGGTCCCCGGCCCGTCGCCGGTCGTCCCCCCGGCCCGGCCGCCCGACGCCCCGCGCGACCGCGTGCCGCCCTGCGACCCGCGCGCCCTGTGGCCCGCACTCGGCGCGTCACGCCAGGCACGGCGCAGCGCGCTGCTGGCCCCGTTGACGCGGACGTCGGGCCCGCCGCCGGAGCAGCAGCACCTCACCTGGGTGGGAGACCTCCAGCAGGGCGATGGCGGCAAGGGCGCCATGACCGACCGGCTGGCGCCCGCGCACCAGATCGCCGCCCGGGTACAGGGCGGGGACAACGCCGGGCACACCACGGTCTTCCAGGGCGCGGAGGGCGGGGAACACACCCTCAAGAACCATCTGCTGCCGTCCGGTCTGCGCCACCCCGGCGTGCTCGGCGTCATCGCCAACGGGGTGCTGGTCAACCCGCAGACCCTCGCCGAGGAGATCGCGTCGTTCGCCCCGCACGTACCGGCGCTGCGCCGGCGGCTGGTGATCAGCGACCGGGCCCATCTCGTACTGCCGCTGCACCGGCTCGTCGACGGCCGCCAGGAGAGCGGCGGCGGACGCTGCTCGGACGTGATCGGCACCACCCGGCGCGGCATCGGCCCGGCCAACGTCAGCAAGGCCAACCGCATCGGCATCCGGGTGCGCGACCTGCGGGACCCCGATCTGCTGCGGCGCCGGATCGAGCAGAACGTCCGCTTCTTCGGCCTGCCGTCCGGCCACGCCGACAGCGATCTGAAGTGGCTGGAGACCTACCGCGACCTGCTGCTGTCCCTGGCGGCGGACACGGTCGCGCTGCTCGGCGCCGCGGTCGAGGCGGGGTATTCGGTCCTGCTGGAGGGCGCCCAGGGCCCGGTGCTCGACGTGGAGCACGGCACGTACCCGTACGTGACGACCTCGCCCACCGCCTTCTACTCCGTCACCAGCGGCACCGGCCTGGACGGCTCGCTGGTCGGCCACCGGGTCGGCGTGCTGAAGGCGTACCAGACCATGGTCGGCAACGGCCCCTTCGTCACCGAGGACGCCGGCGAACTCGGCGACCGCCTGCGCCGGTCAGGGGAGGAGTTCGGCACCACCACGGGCCGCTCCCGGCGCTGCGGCTGGCTGGACCTCGCGCACGCGCGGTGGGCCGCCGGCTTCAACCGCTACACGAGCGTGGTGGTGACCAAGCTCGACATCCTGGACGGGTTCGACCGTATCGGCGTGTGCGTCGGGTACCAGCTGCCGAACGGCGAGTACGGCGAATTCGTACCGGACCACGAGTACCTGGAACGCTGCCGCCCGCTGTACTGCTGGCTGCCCGGCTGGCGCCACCGCACCCGCGGCCTGACCCGCTACGACCAGCTCCCGCCCGAGGCGCGGTCCTTCCTGCGCTATATCGCCGACTTCCTGGGCGTCGAAGTGGCCGCGGCCGGCACGGGCCCGGCGGACCGGGATCTGCTCGTCGACCCCGCCGCACGCCTGGCCGGCCTGCTGCCCGCGCCCGCGGCGGCGGGACTGCTGCGGGCGGTCCGCAATGGACGAGAGAAGAGGACGATGCCATGA
- a CDS encoding pyridoxamine 5'-phosphate oxidase family protein has translation MSLAMNTADREAFLAGAHVAVLGIGAPDGPPLLVPVWYAYRPGGEIVVLTGRKSVKARRIRAAGRLGLCVQRETAPYKYVSVEGPVTAFEDRVDAAERAALAHRYLPPETARAYLAATADQLTTDVTVRMRPERWRTADFASFATAFS, from the coding sequence ATGTCCCTTGCGATGAATACGGCCGACCGGGAGGCGTTCCTCGCCGGTGCCCACGTGGCCGTGCTGGGCATCGGCGCCCCGGACGGGCCACCGCTGCTCGTGCCCGTCTGGTACGCCTACCGGCCGGGCGGCGAGATCGTCGTCCTGACCGGCCGGAAGTCCGTGAAGGCCCGGCGCATCCGCGCGGCGGGCCGGCTCGGCCTCTGCGTACAGCGGGAGACCGCGCCCTACAAGTACGTCAGCGTCGAGGGCCCGGTGACCGCCTTCGAGGACCGGGTGGACGCGGCCGAGCGGGCGGCGCTGGCCCACCGCTATCTGCCGCCGGAGACCGCCCGCGCCTACCTGGCCGCGACGGCGGACCAGCTCACCACCGACGTGACCGTACGGATGCGCCCCGAGCGGTGGCGCACCGCCGACTTCGCCTCCTTCGCCACCGCGTTCAGCTGA